Genomic DNA from Paenibacillus sp. MBLB1832:
AAGCGGTATCGTTCGTAGGTTCACAACCCGTTGCGAAAGTTGTGTACGAGAAATCGTCAGCAGCAGGAAAGCGTGTGCAAGCGCTCGCTGGGGCCAAAAACTATCACATCGTCATGCCCGATGCGAATTTGGAGAAGACCGTTGAGAACATAATCATGTCCTCGTTCGGTAGTGCGGGTGAGCGCTGTATGGCGTGCTCAGCGGTCGTCGTCGTCGGCGATGGCGACACATTCGTTGAAGCGTTGCTTGCCGCAGCGAAAGGGCTTGTGCTAGGCAGCGGCATGGAGGAGAAGGTGACGCTGACGCCTGTCATTCGCGGCGAGCATCGTACGCGGATTGAAGGTTTTATCGAGCAGGGCGTTGCCGAAGGAGCAACGTTGCTGCTCGATGGGAGGACGGCGGAAGCGTACGGTGGCGAGGGGTATTTCCTCGGAGCGACGCTGTTCGATCACGTGCAGCCAGAGATGACGATCGCGCGGGAGGAGATTTTCGGACCCGTGCTGTCGTTATTCCGTGCAGCAGATTTGACGAGTGCACTGGAGCTTGTGAATCAGTCGCGCTTTGGCAACTCGGCTGTGATCTACACGGAGAATGCCAAGTCCGTTCGCCAATTCCGCGAAGGGGTGGAAGCGGGCATGCTTGGCGTGAATGTCGGCGTGCCGGCACCGATGGCGTTCTTCCCCTTTTCGGGATGGAAGGACTCCTTCTACGGGGATTTGCATGCGAACGGCAAGGACGGCGTGGAGTTTTATACGAAAAAGAAAATGATAACGTCGCGTTACTATTAATGGAAGCGAGTTTGTTGGGGACTCTACGGGAAGCACCCGCGTTTGCGGAGGAGGTTCGTGGGGTCTTTTTCGTTAGGCGGGATTCACTTCAATCAAACAATCCGTTGTCGTCCGCTGGTCAATTTAGTATGATGGAGGTCACGTCATGCTGAATTCGGAGGACATTTTTACGATGAAAAGAAAGAAGACCCGCTCTATATCCGCTGGTCATTATCGGGAGCTGTTAGGCCGCTATTTGCTTCCTCAGAGGGGGACGCTGCTCACGCTGACCGTTCTGTTATTGGCCTCGATTGGGCTCCAGCTCATCAATCCGCAAATTATCCGATATTTCATCGATACGGCTGGCCAGCAAGGCGACATGCAACCGCTGTTTTACGCATCCTTGTTCTTCATTGGCTTCGCGCTGGTGCAGCAGCTCGTTTCTGTAATTGCAACCTACTTCAGCGAGAATGTCGGCTGGAAAACGACGAATCAACTGCGTGTCGATCTGGCGGCGCATTGCCTGTCATTGGATATGTCCTTTCACAAAAATCATACATCCGGCTCCCTGATCGAGCGAGTGGATGGCGATGTGAATGCGCTGGCGAATTTTTTCTCCAGTATGATCATTCATCTGGTTGGAAATGTGCTGCTGATGGCAGGAATTATCGTGCTGCTGTTTCGCGAGAATTGGTTGATTGGCGTGGGGATGAGCATGTTTATCGTGTTCGCGATTTACATGATCCAGTGGATTCGTAAGTTCGCAGTACCTGTGTGGGGAAAATGGCGCCAAGCGAACGCGGAATTTTACGGCTTCATCGGCGAGCATCTGGAAGGAACGGAGGACATTCGTGCCAATGGTGCGGTGGTTTTCGTTATGGAGCGTTTCTATTCGATGCTGCGGAAAATGCTGCCGCTGCGCGTCAAAGCGTTTCTCGGCTTTTGCGCGATGTGGACCACGTCGATTTTCGTCTTCGCATTGGGGAATGCGTTGGCATTCGCAATCAGCGCGTATTTATGGCACCAAGGGAAAATAAGTCTGGGCACGGTGTATTTGATTTTCTTTTACACGGAATTGTTGGCAAAGCCGATTGAGAAAATCCGTACGCAAATGGAAGATTTGCAAAAGGCGGATGCCAGTATTTCGCGAATTCGCGAGCTGTTCGCGATTCAATCGAACATTCGAGATGGCCACGGCGCGCCGCTGTCGCAAGGACCGCTTGGCGTCGAGTTCAATGACGTGCTCTTCAGCTACGATGGCGATCAGCCGACGTTGGATCGCATCACTTTTACGTTGAAGCCAGGCGAAGTCCTCGGCTTGCTGGGCCGAACGGGCAGCGGTAAATCTACACTCGCACGGCTGTTGCTGCGTTTTTATGATCCGCAGGAAGGCACAATCTCCCTTTCGGGGACGAATATTCGCGATTGCAAACTGAAAGATCTGCGCAAGCATGTTGCCCTTGTTACTCAAAACATCGAAATCATGCAAGGCACGATTCGCGATAATTTGACGTTCTATGATGAGCGTATCTCCGATGAAGCGATCATCGCCGTTCTTGATGATGTTGGGTTGAGCGCTTGGTTTGAAGCGATGCCTTACGGTCTCGATACGATTCTTGCCTCTGGCGGAGGCAGTCTATCCGCTGGAGAGGCGCAGTTGCTTGCTTTTGCACGCGTATTCTTGACGAAACCAGGGCTTGTCATTATGGATGAAGCGTCATCACGCCTAGATCCCTACACGGAGCAGCGCATGGAGAAAGCCGTATCCCGCTTGCTGACCGAGCGATCCTGCATCATGATTGCCCACCGTCTAGCGACGGTTCAGCGCGCCGATCACATCTTAATCCTGGAGCAAGGACGTGTCATCGAATCGGGACGAAGAGAGCAGCTCGCTGCGGATCCGAACTCCCGCTTCGCGCACTTGCTGACAACAGGACTAGAGGAGGTGCTGGCATGACGACTTTTCATTACTTATGGCGGCTCATTACATATAGGCCAATGCGTTACATTTTGAACGCGGTTATGTGGACGCTTATTTATTTGGCTCCGATTGTACCTGGTTTGGTGACGAAGCAGTTTTTCGACACACTAACAGGGCATGCCGCTCTGGGCTTCACCGTATGGGGGCTGATTGCGTTACTGATGGCGGCCGCGCTTGGCCGAATTGGGCTCATTGTTCTTGGGTTTATCACGGATGTGCATTTCCGCTTTCGCATGGGGATGCTGCTGCGCCGCAACTTACTAGAACATGTACTGAAACAGCCTGGCGCGCAAGCTATTCCTGTTGCACCTGGTGAAGCGATCAGCCATTTCCGCGATGATGTTGATCAATCCGAGGAAGCGGCAAGCTGGTCGGTCGACGTGTTCGGCATGACCTGCTTCGCGCTTGTATCGGGCTATATTTTGATTCGCATCGATGCCCAAATGACACTGCTTGTCTTTATGCCGATTGTGCTTGTTATTACAGCGGCTCAGCTCGCTACAGTTCGCTTGCAGAAGTATCGCGCTGCTAGTCGTGAAGCCACCTCCAAGGTGACGGGCGAGATCAGCGAAATGTTCGGCAACGTACAAGCGATTCAAGTTGCAGGCGCGGAAAAGCGCGTGATCAGCCGATTCCGCGATTTAGGCGACGAACGCCGCAAAGCGATGATCAAGGACCGCCTGATGGGGGAGCTGCTCGATTCGGTGTTCACGAATTCTGTAAACCTGGGTACAGGACTGTTATTGCTGCTAGCGGGTGCCAAAATGAGAGCAGGCACGTTCACGGTCGGCGATTTATCGCTGTTCGTGTATTATCTGACCTTCGTGACACAGTTTATTTCGAATGTAGGGAAGTTCATAACCTACTTCAAGCAAATGAGCGTCTCGCTGGAACGGTTGACCTTCCTGCTGCAGGGAGCGTCAGCGAAGGTGCTGACGATGGTGCGCTCGCTTCATCTGCACAAGGATGAAGCCCAAGAGGAGACGGACGCTGATCCTGGGGTCAAAGCGACTCCGCTGCAAGAGCTTGAGGTGAATGGTCTTAGCTACGCCTACCCCGATACAGGGAGGGGTATCCGCGACATTCACCTGCGTTTGACCCGTGGATCGTTCACCGTTGTGACGGGAACGATCGGGTCTGGCAAAACCACGTTGATTCGCTCCCTCCTTGGGCTGTTGCCCAAAGGAGAGGGATCGATCACGTGGAACGGGGTGCCCGTTGAGGATCCGGGCACATTTTTTGCGCCGCCGCAGAGTGCATACACGGCGCAGGTGCCGCGGCTGTACAGCGACACGCTGCGGAACAATATTTTGCTCGGGCAGGCTGAGCAAAGCGGGGCGCTGTCCCAGGCGCTGCATGCCGCGGTCATGGAGCAGGACGTGGCGCAGCTGCCCCTCGGGCTAGACACTGTCGTCGGCCCGCGCGGGGTGAAACTTTCCGGCGGCCAAGCGCAGCGGACGGCGGCTGCCCGTATGCTCGTGCGCGACGCCGAGCTGTACGTCTTCGACGATTTGTCGAGCGCGCTCGACGTCGAAACGGAGCAGAAGCTCTGGGCGCGCCTGTTCGAGCGGCGCGAAGATGCGACATGCCTCGTCGTGTCGCATCGCAAAACGGCGCTGACCCGCGCCGATCACATCATCGTAATGAAGGATGGTGTGATCGAGGCGGAAGGGACGTCAGCGGAGCTTCTGAAGCGAAGCCAGACGTTCCGCGAGCTTTGGTATGGCGATAAACGGAAGGGATGACGCGTGAGCAGGTGGGAGGTGGAGATAGGCGGAAAATCCGCCTAACTCCCGCCCGCCAGGCTACTAAGCAGCCAAGATAGACGGAAAATCCGCCTATCCCCCGTACACAAGGCCAATAAGTAGCCGAGTTAGTCGGAAAATCCGCCTATCTCCCGCGCCTCAGGCCAATGAGCAGCCGAGATAGTTGGAAAATCCACCTATCTCCCGCCCGCCAGGCCAATATGCAGCCAAGATAGACGGAAAATCCGCCTATCTCCCGTACACAAGGCCAATAAGTAGCCGAGATAGTCGGAAAATCCGCCTAACTCCCGCCCGCCAGGCACTTGCACACACAATTACTCAGCAACAAATAAAGGGAATACGCCCAATACAGCGAATACAGTTTTTACAGACACGAAACCCACCTATGTGTAATAACACCAGGTGGGTTTTCGTATGAGCCGTCATTTTACAAAGTGAGGATGAGAACCGCGCATGCTAAACACGCTGCTTTTGGTATTCTTTTTAACCATGATCATTCATACGGCTGAGACGCTTTCATACTCAATTCGCTATGCAGGCGTTCGGGTGAATAAGCTGGCTGTTGCCCTATCGCTTGTCGGTATCGTTGTACTGGTGTCTCGGACCGCAAATCTGATTCAAGCGCCGATGACGGCTCATTTTGTGGATTTTGCTAAGACGGATGGGAGCTTCGATCTGCTGCGCTTTCTTCGCATCTCATTGTTCGCCTCGTCCATCGGGACGATCGTCGGCATCGCATTATTCCCATCCTGCATACGATTGAGCGCACGTGTCATTACCCGATTGGAGGTTGCAGGCTCCATCCCGAAACTAATCTCCGGAGTCACGGTCCAGCAGCTCAAGAACACGACGAAATACATCAAAAAACCGACATTCAAGCTCAGCCAATTCCGCTATTTGGGCGTATCGAAGCGATTTCTAGCGATGAATATTGTTGTAACTGCATTTTATTCAGTTGGCGTCCTGTCATCCTTGTATGCCGCACATCTCTATCCAACGTATGCAACAACGGCGTCCCAAGCTTCTGGTTTGATCAACGGGATCGCGACGATCCTGCTGACGATTTTCATCGATCCGCAGCTCGGACTCATTACGGATAAAGCGCTGCATGATGAAGCCCAGCGAAAACAGCTCGGCAAAATTTACGCGCTGCTAATGACGACCCGCTTCCTTGGCACGCTTTTAGCGCAGTTTTTCTTGGTGCCATCGGCTTATTTCATCGGTTGGATCGTGAAGCTGCTTTTCTAATCTTTTCTAACTTAGGAACACGGCTTTCCATTGACGGGCTAGCTTGGTATAATAGCTACTAGCTCAGCTAGAAACGGAGATTTACCTACGATGAAGAAGTTCAAAAAGTTTTATATCGAAATTACGAGCGTCTGCAACTTGGCTTGCACCTTCTGTCCGCAGACGAAGCGCCAGGCGAATTTTATCAAGCTCGATACGTTTTCCAATATTTTAGATGGAATTAAGCCGCATACGAATCATATTTATTTGCATGTGAAGGGGGAGCCGCTGCTCCATCCCAAAATCGATGAACTGCTCGATCTCAGCCATGAGAAGGGCTTTAAAGTGAATATTACGACGAACGGCACGCTAATTAACAAAAATCGGCACAAGCTGCTCGGCAAACCGGCGCTGCGCCAAATGAATTTCTCCCTGCACAGCTTTGACGGCCATGAAGGATCCGAGGACAAAGAAGGCTATGTGATGAGCATTCTGAACTTTGCCAAGGAAATCGTGGCGAACTCGAATGTCATCATTTCGTTCCGTTTGTGGAATCTAACGCAAGACAATCAGACGAATCAGGAGCGCAAGCGCAACCGTGAAGTGCTGGACATGTTAGAGCGAACTTTCGAGCTTGATTACCAAATCGATGAGAAATTCGTTCGCGGCACGGGGTTGAAGCTGGCAGATCGTGTGTACTTGAACCAGGACCATGAGTTCCAATGGCCGGATCTGAAGGCGGAAGAGATTGAGGGGCCAGGCTTCTGCCATGCACTTCGTAATCAAGCGGGTATTCTCGTAGACGGCACCGTCATTCCATGCTGCTTGGATGGGGAAGGGGTTATTAACCTCGGGAATATTAATCAGACGCCATTCTCGGATATTATCGAAGGTGAGCGAGCTAATCGATTGTTCGAAGGCTTTTCTAGACGTGAAGTGGTCGAGGAACTTTGCAAAAAATGCGGGTATCGGGAACGGTTTAGTTTAGTATAAAAAGTGGAAATCATGAGGCTCATCCATGCTGCTCGTGCGCAGGTGGATGAGTTTTTTGCTTTTAGTGCAAAATCGTGAGATAATACAAGTTTGATTCCTTAAGATGTTTGGAGGCACACCTAGGTGGGACGTTATCCTTTTGCATATGATCGTGGTCAGCCTTATATGAAGCAAGTATCCGATTGGATTGCGGATATTTTTTATGACATTCTGCCTGAGGCAGGATTTGAAATCCGAGATGAACAGATCTACATGGCGTTCCAGCTTGAGCGGGCGTATGCGGATAAAATGACGATTTTTGCAGAAGCTGGCGTTGGTACGGGCAAAACACTCGTGTACTTGCTCTACGCCATTTGCTATGCACGTTATCGGAATAAACCAGCCATAATTGCCTGTGCGGACGAATCGCTGATTGAGCAATTGGTGAAGCCTGGCGGAGATATTGATAAAATTGCACGTCATCTGAATATGGAGATCGATGCGAGACTCGCGAAGTCGCCAGATCAGTACGCTTGTCTGATGAAGCTGGATGAAGCGAGATTCGGACACGACGATATGGAGCTTTATCGGGATATTTATGCAGAATTGCCTGATTTCGTGCATTCGCGCGAGGCGCTGCAAACGTTCTATGCCTATGGGGATCGCAAAAATTATCCGCACTTGAACGATGAGCAATGGCAGCGCATGAACTGGGATGCTTACCAGGATTGCTTCGTCTGTGATAAGCGGCATCGCTGCGGTCAAACGTTATCACGTGAAGCATATCGGCGCTCGGCGGATCTGATCATTTGTTCGCATGATTTCTATATGGAGCATGTATGGACTTATGATAGCCGGAAGCGAGAAGGGCAGCTGCCCTTGCTCCCAGAACATTGTACGGTTGTCTTTGATGAAGGCCATCTGATGGAGTCCGCCGCGCAGAAAGCGCTAACGTACAAGCTCAAACATATCGTTTTTGAAGAATTGATTGTTCGGCTATTAAAAGGCGAAGTGCGCGAGACGTTAGCTGTCTGCATTGACCGTGCCATTGATCAGAGTGAGCGGATGTTCGCGGTGCTGGAAGGCTGTTGTCAGCCGATTCCTGGCTCGGAGCGTAAGCAAATCGTGATGAATGACGCGCTTCTGCAGGAGATTCATTTGCTGTGTGATATTTTATCGGAGATTGAGGAGGAACTCGTCTTCGAGGGGGAAATGTTCACACTCAATGATTATCAGCTCAAAATCGTGGAAGAGCATCTGGAAATGATGCAGAAGGCGCTGGCGCTTTTCCGAAACAAGCATTCATTCATCTGCTGGGCGACGGAAAGTATCACAGGATTGTCGTTAGTCATTATGCCTCGAACGGTGAAAGAAGTGTTGAAAGAGCATGTTTTTTCGGCTAAAATGCCAATCGTATTCTCCTCCGCAACGCTCTCAGTTGAGGGCAGCTTCGACTATGTCGCGAATAGCTTAGGGTTGGAAGAGTACTTATCCTTCTCTGTCGAATCGCCGTATGATTATGCGGAACGGATGGAAGTGATCGTGCCTGCTTGGGAACAAGGCGGAAGCTTCCAAGAGAAGATGAACGCAGCGGTCCAACTGTTGCAGAAGACCGAAGGCAGAGCGTTAATTTTGTTTCCGACGCACCAGGAATTGCATGCGTTCAAGGGACAGATTTCGAACGAAGCGGCTTGTGCCAATCTACGTTTCATCTATGAAGGCGATCAAGAAATTACGCATGCGATTGCAGCTTTCCAAGAGGATGAGCACAGCGTACTGGCAGCTGTTTCCTTATGGGAAGGACTCGATATTCCAGGACCTTCGTTGTCGAACGTTATCGTGTGGTCCTTGCCGTTTCCTCCGCACGACCCTGTGTTCAACGCGAAGCGTGAAGCATCGAACGCGCCATACGAAGAGGTCGACATTCCGTACATGCTGCTGCGCTTACGGCAGGGGATGGGGCGCTTGATCCGAACGCGCGAGGATAGCGGCATCATTGCCATTTTCGCGGGTGAGATACATGCGAATGCGGAGCTGCGCGGACATATTGAGCGTATCCTGCCAAGCGGTGTGGAGATGAAGTCGGAAGCACGCGTAGATTCCTAAATACAAGTAAGACCTTAACGTCCATGCGGATGTTGGGGTCTTTTTTTTACCTGCTTTCAGTCTAATGCCGCCGAAAAGGATGTATATATATCATATAACTGTAAGCGATTACAACTTGTCCGATGCAAGGTTCGCGACGTTTCAACATCCTCCGCAACGTATGTCAGCTCAACATCTGCGACGAAGGAGGTGAGGACTTGCAATTGACTTATACGCTGGAACAAAATCTGCTCCGCACGCGGGTGCGAGAATTCGCTCTATCCGAATTAGCTCCGACTGCGG
This window encodes:
- a CDS encoding lipid II flippase Amj family protein — its product is MLNTLLLVFFLTMIIHTAETLSYSIRYAGVRVNKLAVALSLVGIVVLVSRTANLIQAPMTAHFVDFAKTDGSFDLLRFLRISLFASSIGTIVGIALFPSCIRLSARVITRLEVAGSIPKLISGVTVQQLKNTTKYIKKPTFKLSQFRYLGVSKRFLAMNIVVTAFYSVGVLSSLYAAHLYPTYATTASQASGLINGIATILLTIFIDPQLGLITDKALHDEAQRKQLGKIYALLMTTRFLGTLLAQFFLVPSAYFIGWIVKLLF
- a CDS encoding ATP-dependent DNA helicase; this translates as MGRYPFAYDRGQPYMKQVSDWIADIFYDILPEAGFEIRDEQIYMAFQLERAYADKMTIFAEAGVGTGKTLVYLLYAICYARYRNKPAIIACADESLIEQLVKPGGDIDKIARHLNMEIDARLAKSPDQYACLMKLDEARFGHDDMELYRDIYAELPDFVHSREALQTFYAYGDRKNYPHLNDEQWQRMNWDAYQDCFVCDKRHRCGQTLSREAYRRSADLIICSHDFYMEHVWTYDSRKREGQLPLLPEHCTVVFDEGHLMESAAQKALTYKLKHIVFEELIVRLLKGEVRETLAVCIDRAIDQSERMFAVLEGCCQPIPGSERKQIVMNDALLQEIHLLCDILSEIEEELVFEGEMFTLNDYQLKIVEEHLEMMQKALALFRNKHSFICWATESITGLSLVIMPRTVKEVLKEHVFSAKMPIVFSSATLSVEGSFDYVANSLGLEEYLSFSVESPYDYAERMEVIVPAWEQGGSFQEKMNAAVQLLQKTEGRALILFPTHQELHAFKGQISNEAACANLRFIYEGDQEITHAIAAFQEDEHSVLAAVSLWEGLDIPGPSLSNVIVWSLPFPPHDPVFNAKREASNAPYEEVDIPYMLLRLRQGMGRLIRTREDSGIIAIFAGEIHANAELRGHIERILPSGVEMKSEARVDS
- a CDS encoding CoA-acylating methylmalonate-semialdehyde dehydrogenase produces the protein MTVVRNLVNGIWVYSAGGKLRDVFNPATGKVIAQVPFSTSVDVDLAVHAAQNAYDSWRHTPVPKRARLLFHYWQLLQDNEKELAELITLENGKSYKEALGEVLRGIECVEFAAGAPSHLMGATLANISADMDSEMFRVPLGVVGGITPFNFPMMVPCWMFPLAIACGNTFVLKPSERTPLTANKLAQLMLEAGLPDGVLNVVHGAHDVVNGITTHPGIKAVSFVGSQPVAKVVYEKSSAAGKRVQALAGAKNYHIVMPDANLEKTVENIIMSSFGSAGERCMACSAVVVVGDGDTFVEALLAAAKGLVLGSGMEEKVTLTPVIRGEHRTRIEGFIEQGVAEGATLLLDGRTAEAYGGEGYFLGATLFDHVQPEMTIAREEIFGPVLSLFRAADLTSALELVNQSRFGNSAVIYTENAKSVRQFREGVEAGMLGVNVGVPAPMAFFPFSGWKDSFYGDLHANGKDGVEFYTKKKMITSRYY
- a CDS encoding ABC transporter ATP-binding protein, whose product is MKRKKTRSISAGHYRELLGRYLLPQRGTLLTLTVLLLASIGLQLINPQIIRYFIDTAGQQGDMQPLFYASLFFIGFALVQQLVSVIATYFSENVGWKTTNQLRVDLAAHCLSLDMSFHKNHTSGSLIERVDGDVNALANFFSSMIIHLVGNVLLMAGIIVLLFRENWLIGVGMSMFIVFAIYMIQWIRKFAVPVWGKWRQANAEFYGFIGEHLEGTEDIRANGAVVFVMERFYSMLRKMLPLRVKAFLGFCAMWTTSIFVFALGNALAFAISAYLWHQGKISLGTVYLIFFYTELLAKPIEKIRTQMEDLQKADASISRIRELFAIQSNIRDGHGAPLSQGPLGVEFNDVLFSYDGDQPTLDRITFTLKPGEVLGLLGRTGSGKSTLARLLLRFYDPQEGTISLSGTNIRDCKLKDLRKHVALVTQNIEIMQGTIRDNLTFYDERISDEAIIAVLDDVGLSAWFEAMPYGLDTILASGGGSLSAGEAQLLAFARVFLTKPGLVIMDEASSRLDPYTEQRMEKAVSRLLTERSCIMIAHRLATVQRADHILILEQGRVIESGRREQLAADPNSRFAHLLTTGLEEVLA
- a CDS encoding ABC transporter ATP-binding protein, which translates into the protein MTTFHYLWRLITYRPMRYILNAVMWTLIYLAPIVPGLVTKQFFDTLTGHAALGFTVWGLIALLMAAALGRIGLIVLGFITDVHFRFRMGMLLRRNLLEHVLKQPGAQAIPVAPGEAISHFRDDVDQSEEAASWSVDVFGMTCFALVSGYILIRIDAQMTLLVFMPIVLVITAAQLATVRLQKYRAASREATSKVTGEISEMFGNVQAIQVAGAEKRVISRFRDLGDERRKAMIKDRLMGELLDSVFTNSVNLGTGLLLLLAGAKMRAGTFTVGDLSLFVYYLTFVTQFISNVGKFITYFKQMSVSLERLTFLLQGASAKVLTMVRSLHLHKDEAQEETDADPGVKATPLQELEVNGLSYAYPDTGRGIRDIHLRLTRGSFTVVTGTIGSGKTTLIRSLLGLLPKGEGSITWNGVPVEDPGTFFAPPQSAYTAQVPRLYSDTLRNNILLGQAEQSGALSQALHAAVMEQDVAQLPLGLDTVVGPRGVKLSGGQAQRTAAARMLVRDAELYVFDDLSSALDVETEQKLWARLFERREDATCLVVSHRKTALTRADHIIVMKDGVIEAEGTSAELLKRSQTFRELWYGDKRKG
- a CDS encoding radical SAM/SPASM domain-containing protein, with translation MKKFKKFYIEITSVCNLACTFCPQTKRQANFIKLDTFSNILDGIKPHTNHIYLHVKGEPLLHPKIDELLDLSHEKGFKVNITTNGTLINKNRHKLLGKPALRQMNFSLHSFDGHEGSEDKEGYVMSILNFAKEIVANSNVIISFRLWNLTQDNQTNQERKRNREVLDMLERTFELDYQIDEKFVRGTGLKLADRVYLNQDHEFQWPDLKAEEIEGPGFCHALRNQAGILVDGTVIPCCLDGEGVINLGNINQTPFSDIIEGERANRLFEGFSRREVVEELCKKCGYRERFSLV